One genomic segment of Ancylobacter sp. IITR112 includes these proteins:
- a CDS encoding metallophosphoesterase family protein, producing MSSKLGMLFSRFRAASPRRSSALVPEGARVYAIGDIHGRRDLLTALLAAIDADRAGHAGACHLVFLGDYIDRGEDSAGVVAHLADRHAAAAAAAAAAAEDSCTCLMGNHEATFLAALAGDAAWEPWLRMGGAETLFSYGVSARDFTGPDADTRLREATLAALPPAHLAFLRQLPASTTIGDYFFCHAGIRPGIALDRQTPDDLIWIREPFLQSTREHGK from the coding sequence ATGAGTTCAAAGCTCGGCATGCTCTTCTCCCGCTTCCGCGCGGCCTCACCCCGGCGCAGCTCGGCTCTTGTCCCCGAGGGTGCGCGCGTCTACGCCATCGGCGACATTCACGGGCGGCGCGATCTGCTCACCGCCCTGCTCGCCGCCATCGACGCCGACCGGGCCGGCCATGCAGGCGCATGCCATCTGGTTTTCCTCGGCGACTATATCGACCGTGGCGAGGACAGCGCCGGCGTGGTCGCGCATCTCGCCGACCGCCACGCCGCTGCCGCTGCCGCTGCCGCTGCCGCTGCCGAGGATTCCTGTACGTGCCTTATGGGCAACCATGAAGCGACCTTTCTCGCCGCCCTCGCCGGGGACGCCGCCTGGGAGCCTTGGCTGCGGATGGGCGGGGCGGAAACGCTGTTTTCCTATGGCGTCTCGGCCCGCGACTTCACCGGGCCCGATGCCGATACGCGGCTGCGCGAAGCGACCCTTGCAGCGCTTCCCCCGGCACATCTCGCCTTTCTGCGCCAGCTTCCGGCCAGCACGACGATCGGCGATTATTTCTTCTGCCACGCCGGAATCCGGCCCGGCATCGCCCTCGACCGGCAGACACCCGACGATCTGATCTGGATCCGCGAGCCTTTCCTCCAGTCGACGCGCGAGCACGGCAAGC
- a CDS encoding outer membrane beta-barrel protein, translated as MMRFPHTGLVLGMMTLFASHAVRADDVAPSYRPAVEVDPARAAVLDRQPVNYLPLGVPIGSFVLFPTLKLETGYDTNITAANSNEKESWLFTVRPAFDLQSDWTRHFLAVDGYFESTSYARYSNADYENYAAGARGRIDVTSDFTIGGYARYAHLNELPGDDETNVNNLGDPLPYEQVTAGASFDKQFNRLWTTGGFDFRYRDYDDWLNGAPSDQSYRDGSDYKFAGRVGYELSPLTSVFVGGSYHWFDMQDSDYNAYEYKVITGLKIEPSRLTRGEAFIGYYDWTSDSGYLSGSSGLTFGANLQWFLSPLLTATFTAGQQVITSNYEFAGFTGSAVVSSTASVRLDYEFRRNIVISGWIDYLNQDYDEFPRVDNQYEIGAELRYSINRFATAKINYSYTDFDTNFNNINGAENYIRNLVLAGVTFAY; from the coding sequence ATGATGAGGTTCCCTCACACTGGACTGGTGCTCGGCATGATGACGCTGTTCGCGTCGCATGCGGTACGCGCGGACGATGTCGCGCCAAGCTACCGTCCGGCGGTGGAAGTCGACCCGGCACGGGCGGCGGTTCTCGACCGGCAGCCGGTCAATTATCTCCCGCTCGGCGTGCCGATCGGCTCCTTCGTGCTGTTTCCGACGCTGAAGCTGGAAACCGGCTACGACACCAACATCACAGCCGCCAACAGTAACGAGAAGGAAAGCTGGCTCTTCACCGTCCGCCCCGCTTTCGACCTGCAATCGGACTGGACCCGCCACTTCCTCGCCGTCGACGGCTATTTCGAGAGTACGAGCTACGCGCGCTACAGCAATGCGGACTATGAGAACTACGCCGCCGGCGCGCGCGGCCGCATTGATGTCACCAGCGATTTCACCATTGGCGGCTATGCGCGCTACGCCCATCTCAACGAATTGCCGGGCGACGACGAGACCAATGTGAACAATCTCGGCGACCCGCTGCCCTACGAGCAGGTGACGGCGGGCGCCAGCTTCGACAAGCAGTTCAACCGCCTGTGGACCACCGGCGGTTTCGACTTCCGCTACCGCGACTATGACGACTGGCTGAATGGCGCGCCGTCCGACCAGTCCTACCGCGACGGCAGCGACTACAAGTTTGCCGGGCGTGTCGGCTATGAGCTGAGCCCGCTCACCAGCGTGTTCGTCGGCGGATCCTATCACTGGTTCGACATGCAGGATTCCGACTACAACGCCTATGAGTACAAGGTCATCACCGGCCTCAAGATCGAGCCCTCGCGGCTGACGCGCGGCGAGGCGTTCATCGGCTATTACGACTGGACCTCGGACAGTGGCTATCTCTCCGGCAGTTCCGGCCTGACCTTCGGCGCAAACCTGCAATGGTTCCTGTCACCGCTGCTGACCGCGACCTTCACCGCCGGCCAGCAGGTGATCACCTCGAATTATGAATTTGCCGGCTTCACCGGCTCGGCGGTGGTGAGCTCCACCGCCAGCGTGCGGCTTGACTATGAGTTCCGCCGCAACATCGTCATTTCCGGCTGGATCGACTATCTCAACCAGGACTATGACGAGTTTCCGCGCGTCGACAACCAATATGAAATCGGCGCGGAACTGCGCTATTCGATCAACCGCTTCGCCACAGCCAAGATCAATTACTCCTATACGGACTTCGACACCAATTTCAACAACATCAACGGCGCCGAGAATTACATCCGCAACCTTGTTCTCGCGGGCGTCACGTTCGCTTACTGA
- a CDS encoding GumC family protein translates to MHGQITRAPAAEDDDRIDLHQIVDFLLRRRLLIGFVALLTMALTLGSAFLLTPRYTSTAEILLDPSSRAVLGNQLSGVDAASLAASSNIENQISIIESLNLLRRVVEKENLVADPEFGSNAPRRSWRTLLSGLFGGSGESAEQEQPPEPGAAAIPDDIRASIYRLRGALLVERVGRSYILQVSVTSTDPGRAARLANAVADAFIVDQLETRFDAARRASDWLNDRLQRLREALRHSEEAVSQFRTEHNLISVGARSLNEQQLSEISAELVQVETEAAEKQAKYEQAKKILDEGGNLATLPDVIRSGVVTNLRSRLAEVSGREADLVTRYGERHPMVVNVRAERREIERQISAEINRIVANLENDYDVARTRATAMAANVAAASGQNTSDNALAVKLRELERDAAANRTLYETFLNQSKVTSEQSEMDIRDARIITPALPSGSPSFPKKTLFLAAGTALGLVLGIGLAALLDLFNAGFSSPRQLEEATGLPVLSSVEWVNFAEAEKAAAAIPVLDFLAAKPLSRFSESIRSLRAGIQMSDVDSPPRVVEVTSASPSEGKTSIALAIAASAASSGKRVVLIDCDLRRPSITEQFGLRNQPGLVEWLAQTVASEGLLHRHAPSGIYVLGAGGTSQNPPDLLGSARMQHLVEQLRQSFDLVVMDAPPIGPVVDAAILAPVADKVLFVVRWNSTAREFVRHAIERIPGERKICGVALNMIDLRGAPKYGRYSYHSSAYYKKYYVG, encoded by the coding sequence ATGCACGGACAGATTACCCGAGCGCCGGCGGCGGAGGACGATGATCGCATCGACCTGCATCAGATCGTCGACTTCCTCCTCCGTCGCCGCCTGCTGATCGGTTTCGTCGCCCTGCTGACCATGGCGCTGACGCTCGGCAGCGCTTTCCTTCTGACCCCGCGCTACACCAGCACCGCCGAAATCCTGCTCGATCCCTCCTCGCGCGCCGTGCTCGGCAACCAGCTCAGCGGTGTGGATGCCGCCTCGCTGGCCGCGAGCTCGAACATCGAGAACCAGATCTCCATCATCGAATCGCTCAACCTGCTGCGGCGGGTGGTGGAGAAGGAGAATCTGGTCGCCGATCCGGAATTCGGCAGCAATGCGCCGAGGCGTTCCTGGAGGACGCTGCTCTCGGGCCTGTTCGGCGGGAGCGGGGAGTCGGCGGAGCAGGAACAGCCGCCCGAGCCCGGCGCCGCCGCCATTCCCGACGATATCCGCGCGTCCATCTACCGGCTGCGCGGCGCGCTGCTGGTGGAGCGCGTGGGCCGCTCCTACATCCTTCAGGTGTCCGTCACCTCGACCGATCCCGGCCGCGCGGCACGGCTGGCCAATGCCGTCGCCGACGCCTTCATCGTCGATCAGTTGGAAACCCGCTTCGATGCCGCCCGCCGCGCCTCTGACTGGCTGAACGACCGGCTGCAGCGACTGCGCGAGGCGCTGCGACACTCGGAAGAGGCGGTGTCGCAGTTTCGCACCGAGCACAATCTCATTTCGGTCGGCGCCCGATCGCTCAATGAGCAGCAGCTCTCCGAAATCAGCGCCGAACTCGTTCAGGTGGAGACCGAGGCGGCGGAGAAGCAGGCCAAATACGAACAGGCCAAGAAAATCCTCGACGAAGGCGGCAATCTCGCCACCCTTCCCGATGTGATCCGCTCCGGCGTGGTGACGAATCTGCGCAGCCGGCTCGCCGAGGTGAGCGGGCGCGAGGCCGACCTCGTCACCCGCTATGGCGAGCGCCACCCCATGGTGGTCAATGTCCGCGCCGAGAGGCGGGAAATCGAGCGGCAGATTTCGGCCGAGATCAACCGTATCGTCGCCAATCTCGAAAACGATTACGACGTGGCCCGCACCCGGGCGACGGCCATGGCGGCCAATGTCGCCGCCGCCTCCGGCCAGAACACCAGCGACAACGCCCTCGCGGTGAAGCTGCGCGAGCTGGAGCGCGACGCGGCCGCCAACCGCACGCTCTACGAGACCTTCCTCAACCAGTCCAAGGTCACGTCCGAGCAATCGGAAATGGACATTCGCGACGCGCGGATCATCACGCCAGCGCTGCCCTCGGGAAGCCCTTCCTTCCCGAAGAAAACGCTGTTCCTCGCCGCCGGCACGGCGCTGGGGCTGGTGCTCGGCATCGGCCTGGCCGCGCTGCTCGATCTGTTCAATGCCGGCTTCAGCAGCCCGCGCCAACTGGAGGAGGCCACCGGCCTGCCGGTGCTCAGCTCGGTCGAATGGGTCAACTTCGCCGAGGCCGAGAAGGCCGCGGCCGCGATCCCCGTGCTCGACTTTCTCGCGGCCAAGCCGCTTTCGCGTTTCAGCGAATCCATCCGCAGCCTGCGGGCCGGGATACAGATGTCGGATGTGGACAGCCCGCCCCGCGTCGTCGAGGTGACCTCCGCCTCTCCGTCGGAAGGCAAAACCTCGATCGCGCTCGCCATTGCCGCTTCCGCCGCCAGCTCCGGCAAGCGGGTGGTGCTGATTGACTGCGACCTGCGTCGCCCCTCCATCACCGAGCAATTCGGCCTGCGCAACCAGCCGGGCCTGGTGGAATGGCTGGCGCAAACCGTCGCTTCGGAAGGCTTGCTGCACCGCCATGCTCCCTCCGGCATCTATGTGCTGGGCGCCGGCGGCACGTCGCAGAACCCGCCGGACCTTTTGGGCTCGGCGCGCATGCAGCACCTGGTCGAGCAGTTGCGGCAGAGTTTCGACCTGGTGGTGATGGATGCCCCGCCCATCGGTCCGGTGGTGGACGCCGCCATTCTGGCGCCTGTGGCGGACAAGGTGCTGTTCGTCGTCCGCTGGAACAGCACGGCGCGGGAATTCGTGCGGCACGCGATCGAGCGTATCCCGGGCGAGCGGAAGATCTGCGGCGTTGCGCTCAACATGATCGACCTGCGCGGCGCGCCTAAATATGGCCGCTACTCCTATCACTCCTCGGCCTATTACAAGAAATACTATGTCGGCTGA
- a CDS encoding hemin ABC transporter substrate-binding protein has protein sequence MMVRHVSIPAALVALLLLVAAHVGAVRPAHAASAPSPQRILAIGGAVTETLYALGLEDRVVAVDTSSTYPPRALAEKPNVGYLRALSPEGVLSVGPDLIIALDGAGPPDAVKVLKSAAIPFETLPEARDEAGVLASIRRIAELAGVPERGEVLAREVAADFAALSALRARITAPRSAVFVLSASGAAPVVGGAGTGAQAMFDLAGVTNAMAGLKGYKPAVGEAVLGADPYAIVLMKDQNHSVSDEAVRAMPAFAGTSAIQAGRLYRMDGGYLLSFGPRTPQAARDLAALLYPELALPPLPAHAANAAATPRPPATP, from the coding sequence ATGATGGTTCGGCATGTGTCGATTCCGGCGGCCCTGGTCGCGCTCCTGCTGCTTGTCGCGGCGCATGTCGGGGCGGTGCGCCCTGCCCATGCTGCGTCTGCGCCGTCGCCGCAGCGCATCCTGGCGATTGGCGGGGCCGTCACCGAGACGCTTTACGCGCTGGGGCTTGAGGATCGGGTGGTCGCCGTCGACACGTCGAGCACCTATCCGCCGCGCGCGCTCGCGGAGAAGCCGAATGTCGGCTATCTGCGGGCGCTGTCGCCCGAAGGCGTGCTGTCCGTCGGGCCGGACCTCATCATCGCGCTCGACGGCGCCGGCCCGCCGGATGCGGTGAAGGTGCTCAAGAGCGCCGCCATCCCCTTCGAGACGCTGCCCGAGGCGCGGGACGAAGCGGGGGTGCTGGCCTCCATCCGGCGCATCGCGGAACTGGCGGGAGTGCCCGAGCGTGGGGAGGTGCTGGCGCGTGAGGTGGCGGCGGATTTCGCCGCCCTGAGCGCGCTCCGCGCCCGTATCACCGCGCCGCGCAGCGCCGTCTTCGTCCTCTCGGCCTCCGGCGCGGCCCCCGTCGTCGGCGGGGCCGGCACCGGCGCGCAGGCGATGTTCGACCTCGCCGGCGTCACCAACGCCATGGCCGGCCTCAAGGGCTACAAGCCGGCGGTGGGCGAGGCGGTGCTGGGGGCCGACCCCTATGCCATCGTGCTGATGAAGGACCAGAACCATTCCGTCTCCGACGAGGCGGTGAGGGCGATGCCCGCCTTCGCCGGCACCTCGGCGATCCAGGCCGGCCGTCTCTACCGCATGGATGGCGGCTATCTCCTGAGCTTCGGGCCGCGCACGCCGCAGGCGGCACGCGATCTCGCCGCGCTGCTCTATCCCGAGCTGGCCCTGCCGCCGCTGCCGGCGCATGCCGCCAACGCGGCCGCCACGCCGCGCCCGCCCGCCACGCCGTGA
- a CDS encoding FecCD family ABC transporter permease: MAVASLAPVRAPRSRRASLALALCASLVVLACLASLAIGPVTIAPGRIIDILVAALAGERASGAALREAVIVLDVRLPRTLLGLLVGGGIALAGAVTQGIFRNPLADPGLIGISNGAALAAAAWIVAGSHLALYLPPALADVGLPLMAFGGALIGTVTLYAISTREGRTSVVTMLFAGIAIAALAAAGTGLLVFAASDQQLRDFTFWSFGSLSGATWPKVVAALPFMALLALICTRLARALDALALGEAEAFHVGIDVQRAKWLAILGIAAGAGASVAVAGVIGFVGLVVPHLIRLVVGPSHRLLLPCAALLGGALLLGADVVARTVVSPAELPLGIVTAGVGAPFFLWLLLRRRAALMG; encoded by the coding sequence ATGGCCGTCGCGTCCCTCGCGCCGGTGCGGGCCCCCCGGTCGCGGCGGGCGAGCCTGGCGCTCGCGCTTTGCGCCTCGCTGGTGGTGCTCGCCTGTCTCGCCTCGCTGGCCATCGGCCCGGTGACGATCGCCCCCGGCCGGATCATCGACATTCTCGTCGCCGCGCTGGCCGGCGAGCGGGCGAGCGGGGCAGCGCTGCGCGAGGCGGTGATCGTGCTCGATGTGCGCCTGCCGCGCACCTTGCTCGGCCTGCTGGTCGGCGGCGGCATCGCGCTGGCGGGGGCGGTGACGCAGGGGATTTTCCGCAACCCGCTCGCCGATCCCGGCCTGATCGGCATCTCCAACGGCGCGGCGCTGGCGGCCGCGGCGTGGATCGTCGCCGGCAGCCACCTCGCGCTTTATCTGCCGCCCGCCCTCGCCGATGTGGGACTGCCGCTGATGGCGTTCGGCGGTGCGCTGATCGGCACGGTGACGCTCTACGCCATCTCCACCCGCGAGGGGCGGACTTCCGTCGTCACCATGCTGTTCGCCGGCATCGCCATTGCGGCGCTGGCCGCCGCCGGCACCGGCCTGCTGGTCTTCGCCGCGTCCGACCAGCAATTGCGCGATTTCACCTTCTGGTCCTTTGGTTCGCTCAGCGGCGCCACCTGGCCGAAAGTGGTGGCGGCGCTGCCTTTCATGGCGCTGCTGGCGCTGATCTGCACCCGGCTCGCCCGCGCGCTCGACGCGCTGGCGCTGGGCGAGGCGGAGGCGTTCCATGTCGGCATCGACGTGCAGCGGGCGAAATGGCTGGCGATTCTCGGCATCGCCGCCGGGGCCGGGGCCTCGGTGGCGGTGGCGGGGGTGATCGGCTTTGTCGGCCTCGTGGTTCCCCATCTCATCCGTCTGGTCGTCGGGCCCAGCCATCGGCTGCTGCTGCCCTGCGCCGCCCTTCTCGGCGGAGCGCTGCTGCTGGGGGCGGATGTGGTGGCGCGCACCGTCGTCAGCCCGGCGGAACTTCCGCTCGGCATCGTCACTGCCGGCGTCGGCGCGCCGTTCTTCCTCTGGCTGCTGCTGCGCCGCCGCGCCGCGCTGATGGGGTGA
- a CDS encoding heme ABC transporter ATP-binding protein: protein MYRAQGLVFSAGGRRLLDGVSLDIRPGGVTVLIGPNGAGKSTVFKLMAGERAPQQGRVTLDGADLLRLKPARLAQLRAVLPQSVHVAFPFTVAEVVGIGAARGRDLPARIGRALARVELASLAGQNYELLSGGEKQRVQLARALVQLENAQGAGYLLLDEPTASLDLGQQLLVLRLMRDLAAEGAGVLAVLHDLNLAAMVADEIVALKRGRVAARGTPEQVLTQACIADLYGVDVRIGWAPPTPFLLPQAASRA from the coding sequence ATGTACAGGGCGCAGGGGCTCGTATTCTCCGCCGGCGGCCGGCGCCTGCTCGACGGCGTCTCGCTCGACATTCGCCCGGGCGGGGTGACGGTGCTGATCGGGCCGAACGGGGCGGGCAAATCCACCGTCTTCAAGCTGATGGCGGGTGAGCGGGCGCCGCAGCAGGGCCGGGTGACGCTGGACGGCGCCGATCTTCTCAGGCTGAAGCCGGCGCGGCTGGCGCAGTTGCGGGCGGTGCTGCCGCAGAGCGTCCATGTCGCCTTTCCCTTCACGGTGGCGGAAGTGGTCGGCATCGGGGCTGCCCGCGGGCGGGACCTGCCGGCCCGCATCGGCCGGGCGCTGGCGCGGGTCGAACTCGCCTCTCTCGCCGGGCAGAATTACGAGCTGCTCTCCGGTGGGGAGAAGCAGCGTGTGCAGTTGGCGCGGGCGCTGGTGCAGTTGGAGAATGCCCAAGGCGCGGGCTATCTGCTGCTCGACGAGCCGACCGCCAGCCTCGATCTGGGCCAGCAATTGCTGGTGCTGCGGCTGATGCGCGATCTCGCGGCCGAGGGCGCCGGCGTTCTCGCCGTGCTGCACGATCTCAACCTCGCCGCCATGGTGGCGGACGAGATCGTCGCGCTCAAGCGGGGCCGCGTCGCCGCGCGCGGCACGCCGGAGCAGGTGCTGACGCAGGCGTGCATCGCCGACCTCTATGGCGTGGATGTGCGCATCGGCTGGGCGCCGCCGACACCCTTCCTGCTGCCCCAGGCCGCCTCTCGGGCATGA
- a CDS encoding biliverdin-producing heme oxygenase, producing the protein MSIATEVEAPSRAKRLKAVSNAAHERVDNGVMQAAPFASAENYARFLKFQYHLHRRVETLYADSALQELLPDLAERSRLDALEQDFADLGMTPPEADLGPALGLAEALGWLYVVEGSNMGAAILAKEAAKLGFTAEHGARHLAGHPEGRALHWRRFTAALNEVELTPEEEARIEAAATDAFLHVETLVGRELAA; encoded by the coding sequence ATGTCCATTGCCACCGAAGTGGAGGCGCCCAGCCGCGCCAAGCGGCTCAAGGCCGTGTCCAATGCCGCGCATGAGCGGGTGGATAACGGCGTGATGCAGGCGGCTCCCTTCGCCAGCGCCGAGAACTATGCCCGCTTCCTGAAGTTCCAGTACCACCTGCACCGCCGGGTGGAGACGCTCTATGCCGACAGCGCCCTGCAGGAGCTGCTGCCGGACCTCGCCGAGCGCTCCCGCCTCGACGCGCTGGAACAGGACTTCGCCGATCTCGGCATGACCCCGCCCGAGGCGGACCTCGGCCCGGCGCTCGGCCTCGCCGAAGCGCTCGGCTGGCTCTATGTGGTGGAAGGCTCCAATATGGGCGCCGCCATCCTCGCCAAGGAAGCGGCGAAGCTCGGCTTCACCGCCGAGCACGGCGCGCGCCATCTCGCCGGCCACCCGGAAGGGCGGGCGCTGCACTGGCGCCGCTTCACCGCCGCGCTGAACGAGGTGGAACTGACGCCCGAGGAAGAAGCGCGGATCGAGGCCGCCGCCACCGACGCCTTCCTGCATGTGGAGACGCTGGTCGGGCGCGAACTCGCCGCCTGA